From one Pseudoliparis swirei isolate HS2019 ecotype Mariana Trench chromosome 5, NWPU_hadal_v1, whole genome shotgun sequence genomic stretch:
- the lpar3 gene encoding lysophosphatidic acid receptor 3 isoform X2, which translates to MDQHNHSCHYNESMGFFYNNSGANDKWDTAQLILVQVVGSLFCCFILVSNAMVIAAVITNKRFHYPFYYLLANLAASDFLAGIAYVYLMFNTGEVSRKLTVKGYFIRQGLLDISLSASLANLLVIALERYISVMNWKVHSNLTKRRVTLLIVMVWAISIFMGAVPSLGWNCICNLSDCSQLAPIFSRSYLIFWSVSNLVVFLVMVVIYTRIYTYVKRKTAMLSTHTSGSLNRKRTPIKLIKTVMVVLGAFVICWTPGLVVLLLDGLNCTSCNVKKSKRFLLLLAVLNSVMNPCIYSYKDEEMWTTLKNLMRCIGNGTRRQRSTKANARPLSSAQDTGNSQPPSEEAKPDDQDVIKT; encoded by the exons ATGGACCAACATAATCACAGCTGCCATTATAATGAGTCCATGGGCTTTTTCTACAACAACAGCGGCGCCAATGACAAATGGGACACAGCCCAGCTCATACTGGTGCAGGTGGTGGGCTCTCTGTTCTGCTGTTTCATCCTGGTCTCCAACGCCATGGTCATAGCTGCTGTCATTACCAATAAGAGGTTTCACTACCCTTTCTACTATCTCCTTGCCAACCTCGCCGCCTCAGACTTCCTGGCGGGCATAGCGTACGTGTACCTGATGTTTAACACGGGGGAGGTGTCGCGGAAACTTACAGTTAAAGGATACTTCATCCGTCAAGGTCTTCTGGACATCAGTCTTTCAGCCTCGCTGGCTAACCTACTGGTAATAGCTCTGGAGCGCTACATCTCCGTCATGAACTGGAAAGTCCACAGCAACTtgacgaagaggagggtgaCCCTGCTGATCGTGATGGTGTGGGCCATCTCCATCTTCATGGGGGCCGTGCCGAGTCTGGGCTGGAACTGCATCTGCAACCTGAGCGACTGCTCCCAGCTGGCTCCCATCTTCAGCAGGAGCTACCTGATCTTCTGGTCCGTGTCTAACCTAGTGGTGTTCCTGGTGATGGTGGTCATCTACACAAGGATTTACACCTACGTCAAGAGGAAGACGGCGATGCTCTCGACGCACACCAGCGGTTCCCTTAACCGCAAGAGAACGCCCATCAAACTCATCAAGACGGTCATGGTTGTGCTCG GGGCCTTCGTGATCTGCTGGACTCCTGGCCTGGTGGTTCTGCTCCTGGACGGCCTCAACTGTACCAGTTGTAACGTCAAGAAATCCAAACGCTTTCTGCTGCTCCTGGCTGTACTCAACTCCGTCATGAACCCTTGCATCTACTCCTACAAGGACGAGGAAATGTGGACGACGTTAAAGAACCTCATGCGCTGCATCGGTAACGGCACGCGACGGCAGCGGTCGACGAAGGCCAACGCCCGGCCGCTGAGCTCCGCTCAGGATACGGGCAACAGTCAGCCTCCCTCGGAGGAGGCAAAACCTGACGATCAGGACGTAATCAAGACTTGA
- the lpar3 gene encoding lysophosphatidic acid receptor 3 isoform X1 yields MRDWVAHALYVTEQRSPSEEAAQPCAVTSLGPQLPRRSAAAGTCALTRHGRFRNSELTDSPPTALCLRLASKMDQHNHSCHYNESMGFFYNNSGANDKWDTAQLILVQVVGSLFCCFILVSNAMVIAAVITNKRFHYPFYYLLANLAASDFLAGIAYVYLMFNTGEVSRKLTVKGYFIRQGLLDISLSASLANLLVIALERYISVMNWKVHSNLTKRRVTLLIVMVWAISIFMGAVPSLGWNCICNLSDCSQLAPIFSRSYLIFWSVSNLVVFLVMVVIYTRIYTYVKRKTAMLSTHTSGSLNRKRTPIKLIKTVMVVLGAFVICWTPGLVVLLLDGLNCTSCNVKKSKRFLLLLAVLNSVMNPCIYSYKDEEMWTTLKNLMRCIGNGTRRQRSTKANARPLSSAQDTGNSQPPSEEAKPDDQDVIKT; encoded by the exons ATGCGAGACTGGGTGGCACACGCCCTCTACGTCACGGAGCAGAGGAGTCCAAGTGAAGAAGCTGCACAGCCCTGCGCCGTCACCTCCCTCGGTCCACAGCTGCCGAGGCGCTCTGCTGCAGCGGGGACATGCGCTTTAACGCGGCACGGACGATTTCGCAACTCGGAGCTCACTGACTCACCGCCGACTGCGCTCTGCCTCAG ACTGGCCTCTAAAATGGACCAACATAATCACAGCTGCCATTATAATGAGTCCATGGGCTTTTTCTACAACAACAGCGGCGCCAATGACAAATGGGACACAGCCCAGCTCATACTGGTGCAGGTGGTGGGCTCTCTGTTCTGCTGTTTCATCCTGGTCTCCAACGCCATGGTCATAGCTGCTGTCATTACCAATAAGAGGTTTCACTACCCTTTCTACTATCTCCTTGCCAACCTCGCCGCCTCAGACTTCCTGGCGGGCATAGCGTACGTGTACCTGATGTTTAACACGGGGGAGGTGTCGCGGAAACTTACAGTTAAAGGATACTTCATCCGTCAAGGTCTTCTGGACATCAGTCTTTCAGCCTCGCTGGCTAACCTACTGGTAATAGCTCTGGAGCGCTACATCTCCGTCATGAACTGGAAAGTCCACAGCAACTtgacgaagaggagggtgaCCCTGCTGATCGTGATGGTGTGGGCCATCTCCATCTTCATGGGGGCCGTGCCGAGTCTGGGCTGGAACTGCATCTGCAACCTGAGCGACTGCTCCCAGCTGGCTCCCATCTTCAGCAGGAGCTACCTGATCTTCTGGTCCGTGTCTAACCTAGTGGTGTTCCTGGTGATGGTGGTCATCTACACAAGGATTTACACCTACGTCAAGAGGAAGACGGCGATGCTCTCGACGCACACCAGCGGTTCCCTTAACCGCAAGAGAACGCCCATCAAACTCATCAAGACGGTCATGGTTGTGCTCG GGGCCTTCGTGATCTGCTGGACTCCTGGCCTGGTGGTTCTGCTCCTGGACGGCCTCAACTGTACCAGTTGTAACGTCAAGAAATCCAAACGCTTTCTGCTGCTCCTGGCTGTACTCAACTCCGTCATGAACCCTTGCATCTACTCCTACAAGGACGAGGAAATGTGGACGACGTTAAAGAACCTCATGCGCTGCATCGGTAACGGCACGCGACGGCAGCGGTCGACGAAGGCCAACGCCCGGCCGCTGAGCTCCGCTCAGGATACGGGCAACAGTCAGCCTCCCTCGGAGGAGGCAAAACCTGACGATCAGGACGTAATCAAGACTTGA